The proteins below are encoded in one region of Triticum aestivum cultivar Chinese Spring chromosome 1B, IWGSC CS RefSeq v2.1, whole genome shotgun sequence:
- the LOC123138324 gene encoding ribosomal protein L11 methyltransferase, which yields MLPLARAPLRRLLLSSPRALSFCSAYTTVGRRGVVGGGGISPLLLMLSARPSACRVGGGSLPAAGAPTGASSRGRSLCARAVSVDDEAPSSSAAGSVYDLAAPYLSVRIRCRKEDAELLSESLLCFGACSVTVDDIADAANLDEISIITIYAHGENVGSSVSSAASSAGLDYNPVYETSVGKQCDWVTLVQETYESTKVIDGLWIIPKWKTPPDPEATNIIINPGLAFGTGEHPTTKLCLLFLKEVIKGGEHVLDYGTGTGVLGIAALKMGAALSTGIDIDPQAVRSAHENMLLNGMDSDRMLVHLVPAGAEPSCFSRSIDKSSEEEKPGSNLEVKSSKGTYDIVAANILLNPLLELVEDIVGFAKTGGTVAVSGILCEQVPKIEKAYSRYLDNVSVSEMDGWACLQGTRRA from the exons atgCTGCCGCTGGCGCGCgcccctctccgccgcctcctgctctCCTCGCCCCGAGCCCTGTCGTTCTGCTCCGCCTACACGACCGTAGGCCGCCgcggcgtcgtcggcggcggcggcatctcACCCCTTCTCCTGATGCTCTCCGCTCGCCCCTCGGCGTGCCGCGTCGGCGGGGGATCCCTCCCGGCCGCAGGGGCACCAACCGGGGCCTCCTCGCGAGGCAGGAGCCTCTGCGCCCGCGCCGTCAGCGTGGACGACGAGGCGCCCTCCAGCTCTGCCGCCGGCAGCGTCTACGACCTGGCCGCGCCTTACCTCTCCGTCCGCATCCGCTGCCGCAAGGAGGACGCC GAACTGCTCTCCGAGTCCCTCCTGTGCTTTGGCGCTTGCTCCGTCACCGTGGACGACATCGCCGACGCTGCAAATCTTGACGAG ATCTCCATAATCACCATATATGCACACGGGGAGAACGTAGGCTCGAGCGTTTCGAGTGCTGCAAGCTCAGCTGGTCTGGACTACAACCCAGTGTATGAAACCTCTGTAGGAAAGCAGTGCGACTGGGTGACACTTGTGCAG GAAACGTACGAGTCCACGAAAGTTATCGATGGCCTTTGGATTATTCCTAAATGGAAAACTCCCCCT GATCCAGAGGccacaaatatcatcatcaatccAGGCCTGGCTTTTGGAACTGGGGAGCATCCGACGACTAAATTGTGCCTTCTTTTTCTCAAGGAAGTTATTAAGGGGGGTGAGCATGTCTTGGACTATGGAACAGGCACCGGAGTGTTGGGCATTGCAGCTCTGAAG ATGGGTGCTGCTCTATCCACTGGTATAGACATCGACCCTCAAGCTGTAAGATCCGCTCATGAGAACATGCTGCTGAACGGTATGGATTCCGACAGAATGCTGGTTCACTTGGTTCCGGCAGGCGCCGAGCCTTCATGCTTCTCAAGGAGCATCGACAAATCATCAGAAGAGGAAAAGCCTGGCAGTAACCTTGAGGTGAAGTCCTCAAAGGGGACGTACGACATTGTTGCTGCAAATATACTGCTGAACCCCTTGCTGGAGCTGGTCGAGGACATAGTTGGATTTGCGAAAACCGGTGGAACTGTAGCTGTTTCAGGGATATTGTGTGAGCAG GTTCCGAAGATCGAAAAGGCTTACTCCAGGTACTTGGACAACGTATCTGTATCTGAAATGGATGGATGGGCGTGCCTTCAGGGAACAAGAAGAGCGTAG
- the LOC123138318 gene encoding glyoxysomal processing protease, glyoxysomal: MEPREIAAAARSFSAMARIVGPDPKAVKMRRHAFHLHQSGSTTLSASAVLLPPGALAEPPPLLARICASHGRAGGVALTAASLVEPFLAAEQRDSPSEELQPRLVPEARLDVLVEPEESGNIRHGDSGAPQWLSAELLAMVDVPASADSVLSLLTYDGSLIGSSSWDVGWPLADVNQKQVEIDAGSSLEYNRKYFYAESVDPSTIAKSATRIAVLGVSALTSSNAGHINVPPIPQRGDSLLVVGSPFGILSPFHFFNSISVGAVANCLPPGAARSSLLMADIHCLPGMEGAPVFDKNSCLVGMLMKPLRQRGSNIQVQLVITWDGICTAWSRNKLEQIEQASNELLDDKIADSKTVESCGMDNHRRFVSNLANDLNQYSIPPSLREAISSVVLVTVGDTTWASGILLNKHGLVLTNAHLLEPWRFGRTSPLGLQHKTTSLAGEYLHGENKLLQSQHCKMSNEDAVKHEVSFFNLGSKREKRISVRLDDGEKQTWCSASVVFISKGPLDVALLQMEKNAIEFCAIRPEFVCPTAGSSTYVIGHGLLGPRSGLCSSLSSGVVSKVVQIPSAQHSHLPSNVQTDNMDLPVMLQTTAAVHPGSSGGVIVNSHGRMVGLITSNAKHGGGSTIPRLNFSIPCKSLEMVFKYAANGDYTILEQLDKPNELLSSVWALAQAPSSLPFLSSSPGKSGKGKVSEFSKLLSNQKEGLTSISDLEAFLKHKIPSKI; this comes from the exons ATGGAGCCGCGCGAGATCGCCGCCGCTGCGCGAAGCTTCTCGGCGATGGCGCGGATCGTCGGCCCG GACCCCAAGGCCGTCAAGATGCGCCGCCACGCCTTCCACCTCCACCA GTCGGGGTCCACCACGCTGTCGGCGTCGGCCGTCCTCCTGCCGCCGGGCGCCCTGGCGGAGCCGCCGCCGCTCCTTGCCCGTATATGCGCGTCCCACGGCCGTGCCGGGGGCGTCGCGCTCACGGCCGCGTCGCTCGTCGAGCCGTTCCTGGCCGCGGAGCAGCGCGATAGCCCCAGCGAG GAACTGCAGCCGAGGTTAGTACCGGAGGCGCGTCTTGATGTGCTAGTTGAG CCTGAGGAATCAGGGAACATCAGACATGGAGATTCTGGAGCTCCCCAGTGGCTTTCAGCTGAGTTACTTGCCATG GTTGATGTCCCAGCGTCGGCCGATTCTGTGTTATCCTTGTTAACATATGATGGTTCACTGATTGGAAGCTCGTCATGGGATGTTGGCTGGCCACTGGCCGATGTGAATCAGAAGCAG GTCGAAATTGATGCCGGATCCTCCCTTGAGTACAATAGGAAGTATTTCTATGCTGAGTCTGTTGACCCATCAACAATAGCCAAGTCTGCCACACGAATTGCTGTATTAGGAGTCTCAGCCTTAACATCGAGT AATGCAGGACATATCAATGTTCCACCGATTCCACAGCGAGGGGACTCTTTGCTGGTAGTGGGGTCTCCCTTTGGCATCCTGTCACCATTCCATTTCTTCAACAG TATATCAGTTGGTGCTGTTGCAAATTGCCTACCTCCAGGCGCTGCCAGGAGCTCGCTGCTGATGGCTGACATCCACTGTCTTCCCG GTATGGAAGGTGCTCCAGTGTTTGATAAAAATTCTTGTCTTGTGGGAATGTTGATGAAGCCATTAAGACAGAGAGGCAGCAACATACAAGTTCAG CTTGTGATTACATGGGATGGAATATGCACTGCATGGAGCAGAAACAAACTGGAGCAAATTGAGCAAGCCTCAAATGAACTACTTGATGACAAAATTGCAGACAGTAAAACTGTGGAATCATGTGGCATGGATAACCATAGGAGGTTTGTCTCTAATTTAGCCAATGACCTTAATCAGTATAGCATTCCACCTTCACTCAGAGAGGCTATATCCTCGGTTGTTCTTGTCACGGTTGGTGATACAACTTGGGCTTCAGGTATTCTCCTCAACAAGCATGGCTTAGTTCTGACAAATGCTCATCTTTTGGAGCCTTGGCGATTTGGGAGAACTTCACCTTTAGGTTTACAACATAAAACCACCTCACTTGCTGGAGAATATCTCCATGGAGAGAATAAATTGTTGCAGTCACAGCATTGCAAGATGTCCAATGAAGATGCTGTTAAGCATGAGGTTTCATTCTTTAATTTGGGttccaagagagagaagagaatATCTGTTCGTTTGGATGATGGGGAGAAACAGACATGGTGTAGTGCTAGTGTGGTGTTTATCTCCAAGGGGCCACTTGATGTTGCCTTGCTTCAAATGGAAAAGAACGCGATTGAATTTTGTGCAATTAGACCAGAATTTGTTTGTCCGACAGCAGGGTCGTCTACATATGTTATTGGGCATGGTCTTCTTGGACCTCGATCAG GTCTATGTTCCTCCCTTTCCTCTGGGGTTGTCTCGAAAGTTGTCCAAATTCCATCAGCTCAACATTCTCATCTGCCTAGCAATGTGCAGACAGACAATATGGACCTGCCAGTAATGCTGCAGACAACAGCGGCAGTTCATCCTGGATCTAGTGGTGGTGTAATTGTCAATTCACATGGTCGAATGGTTGGACTAATAACAAG CAATGCTAAGCATGGTGGTGGGAGCACAATACCTCGTCTGAATTTCAGCATCCCCTGCAAATCTCTGGAAATGGTCTTCAAGTATGCAG CGAATGGAGATTACACAATTTTGGAGCAGCTGGATAAACCAAATGAATTGCTCTCATCAGTGTGGGCACTGGCACAAGCACCATCATCTCTCCCATTTCTCAGTAGCTCCCCTGGGAAGAGCGGAAAGGGGAAAGTTTCGGAGTTCTCAAAGTTGCTCTCCAATCAGAAAGAAGGTTTGACATCTATAAGTGATTTGGAGGCTTTCCTTAAACACAAGATTCCCAGTAAAATTTAG